In Ancylomarina subtilis, the genomic stretch GGGTATTCTTATTAGTCTTGCTTGTGTTTCGAGTGGTTTTATTTTGAGAAAAGCAGGTTGTTATGTTTATTAATGGCTTGTTTTTTTATAAATTTGAAAACCTTATATGGTTAAGGAAACTGAAAATATTTTTTTTTGTTAGTCATATCAGATTTTGACTGTTTGTCTTGCTATTATGGCTAGTGAGATTATTGAGAGAAAATTTAGAACGATTTTGATAAATGAAAACGCTTACCGATTTACCCAATATTGGAAAGACTCTTGCAGATAAACTCAATAGGATTGGGATAAAAAATGAGCAAGATTTAAAGCAAGTTGGCAGTGAGAATGCTATAATTAAAATCGCTGCAGTTGAGAAAAGTGGCGTTTGTATCAACATGCTTTATGCTCTTGAGGGTGCTATACAGGGAATTCGATGGCATGGGCTTGATCATGAAAAAAAGGATGAATTGAAAGCGTTTTACAGAATGTTTGAGTTGAGTGAAAAGCTGTCGCAAAGCGAATAATTTAAAAATATGAATAGTATGTCGACAAAAGAAAAGGGTATGGATTTAATTGTTATTTATAGAGGAAACCCAGTTGATTCCGAAATTATAAAGGATGTTTTGAATGATCAGGGAATTGTTGCCAGTTTAAAAAATCAACTGATGAGCAGTATTGCACCTTGGTATGTTTCTGCAGGAGGATTTAATCCTGTAGAAGTTGAGATTTTTGCCAGAGATAAGGAAAAAGCACTTGCCTTGATTGAAGAGTTTAATAAAAATAACCCGGCTGATTAGTCTTTAATCGGTTCGTAATATAAATTAGTGTGAAGCTGTGGTCGCGAGGCCATGGCTTTTTTTGTATGCGATTAAGAAAAGTGAAGTTGGAATTGTGGTTTTACTTGTCCTTTCTAAACGCGTAAAAAATACGCATGTTTACATGATGTTTAGTTGTTGTATTTATTGTTAGTATTTGATTATCTTTTTATTAGTTTATTGTTTTGCATTATTTTTTTTGTTTTGCTTTATATTGTTTTTTATATTTAGTAGTGTTTTGGGGTTAAATCCCGATCTGTCACTTTACAATTAGATAAAGTTTATTTAGTCATGTTTTTGAAGTTGTTTGTGGAAGTTTAAGGTTTGTGTTGTTGAATGGATGTTGGTTGATTAATTAGGTTCTGTTAAGTGTTGATTTGATTTTTTTATTAGCAATTTTTATTAATAACTAACATTCTAAATTATGGACGCATTTTTAGCATTTATTGGATTGTGGCCTGTTAGTTGGGCACCAAAGTATTGGTCTTTTTGTTGGGGACAATTTATTCCCGTAAGTCAAAACCCTTCTCTTTATTCATTAATTGGGGCAAATTATGGTGGTGATGGAAGAAATGATTTTGGCTTGCCTGATTTCAGGGGTAGAGTTCCTGTTGGTGCAGGAGTAGGACCAGGTCTTGCATCGTATCAACTTGGTATGAAGTACGGTTTTGAAAGAATAGTTTTAAATGAAGCACAGATGCCAAGTCATAATCATGAGGCTACTATTAGTGGTTTAGAGATCGGATTTATGGCTAGTGCTTTAGGTGGAACAGAAAGTACTCCTGGTGCAAATAATGCAACAACTTTAGCTGCAACAAAAAAGTCAATGGGAGCAGGGGATTTTCTTTATAATACAGAAAGTCCGACTGTAGAACTTAACGGTGTTTATTCTACAGGTGGAGATGTGTTAGTTTCTGATACAGGTGGTGATCAGTATGTTGAGAATCGTCAACCTTTTACTACTGTTAATTATATTATTTGTATGGATGGTGTTTATCCTCAACGTCCTTAGTTAATTACAGAGAGTGTCTTCTGAGTTGTATTTCTGTATAAGAATTCTCAAGATTAGCTTAATTGACACTCTCTTTTTACCATATGTCTATGAATCAAAATATTAAGATTGGATTTCTTGCACCATACTCTTCAATTTATCCCGACATGGTACCTAGTTTAGTTAGTGGATTTTATTCTGCTATTCCCGAGAAGTACCATCAACTTTTTCAAATATTTCCGGA encodes the following:
- a CDS encoding TfoX/Sxy family protein; this translates as MKTLTDLPNIGKTLADKLNRIGIKNEQDLKQVGSENAIIKIAAVEKSGVCINMLYALEGAIQGIRWHGLDHEKKDELKAFYRMFELSEKLSQSE
- a CDS encoding phage tail protein, with translation MDAFLAFIGLWPVSWAPKYWSFCWGQFIPVSQNPSLYSLIGANYGGDGRNDFGLPDFRGRVPVGAGVGPGLASYQLGMKYGFERIVLNEAQMPSHNHEATISGLEIGFMASALGGTESTPGANNATTLAATKKSMGAGDFLYNTESPTVELNGVYSTGGDVLVSDTGGDQYVENRQPFTTVNYIICMDGVYPQRP
- a CDS encoding DUF2007 domain-containing protein, whose translation is MSTKEKGMDLIVIYRGNPVDSEIIKDVLNDQGIVASLKNQLMSSIAPWYVSAGGFNPVEVEIFARDKEKALALIEEFNKNNPAD